From the Bdellovibrio reynosensis genome, one window contains:
- a CDS encoding ABC transporter ATP-binding protein, which yields MKQEAAVRLTDVKKTFDGKEFVLKGIDLEIPKGSLTAIIGFSGTGKSVVLKHLLGLFKPTSGKIEVLGTDLSTLSEDELTKLRQKFGVLFQSAALFDDMTVMENVCFPLFEHRRELKQAQVLRIAEEKLQQVGLDPKHFNKLPSQISGGMQKRTGLARALALDPEILIYDEPTTGLDPILTEMVDNLILSTHKLREGVTSIMVSHDLSAAFRIADHIAMLDSGRVLLFGTPEDFFKTEIELVKKFVNKGMKHQ from the coding sequence ATGAAACAAGAAGCTGCTGTTCGCTTAACTGATGTAAAAAAGACGTTTGACGGAAAAGAATTCGTCTTAAAAGGAATTGATCTTGAAATTCCTAAGGGCAGTTTAACTGCGATCATTGGATTTTCTGGAACTGGAAAAAGTGTGGTGTTGAAACATCTTTTAGGATTGTTCAAGCCGACGTCTGGTAAAATTGAAGTTTTGGGAACAGATCTTTCCACTTTGTCTGAAGACGAACTTACAAAGTTGCGCCAAAAATTCGGCGTGCTTTTTCAATCAGCAGCTTTGTTCGACGATATGACAGTAATGGAAAATGTTTGTTTTCCACTGTTTGAACATCGCCGAGAATTAAAGCAGGCCCAGGTCCTTCGTATAGCTGAAGAAAAACTGCAGCAAGTAGGACTTGATCCAAAACACTTTAATAAATTGCCAAGCCAAATTAGCGGTGGAATGCAGAAAAGAACAGGCTTAGCTCGGGCTCTCGCCCTAGATCCAGAAATCTTGATCTACGATGAGCCGACGACGGGATTAGATCCCATTCTAACGGAAATGGTGGATAATTTGATTCTGAGTACGCATAAGTTGAGAGAAGGTGTGACTTCTATCATGGTGTCCCACGATTTGTCCGCCGCGTTCAGGATTGCAGACCATATTGCAATGTTAGATAGTGGCCGGGTTCTTCTGTTTGGTACTCCGGAGGACTTTTTTAAAACCGAAATTGAACTGGTTAAAAAGTTCGTGAATAAAGGGATGAAACATCAATGA